A single Ammospiza caudacuta isolate bAmmCau1 chromosome 6, bAmmCau1.pri, whole genome shotgun sequence DNA region contains:
- the DNAL1 gene encoding dynein axonemal light chain 1 isoform X2 — protein MAKATTIKEALAKWEEKSGQKASEAKEVKLYGQIPPVEKMDGALSALVNCEKLSLSTNCIDRIANLNNLKNLRILSLGRNNIKNLNGLEAVAETLEELWISYNLIEKLRGIRVMKKLKVLYMSNNLVKDWGNPLQEKFAADQSSWIEEATKRVPKLKKLDGTLVVKGEEEEGTEGAEGAEGGN, from the exons GCAAAAGCAACGACCATCAAAGAAGCTCTAGCCAAATGG gaAGAGAAAAGTGGCCAGAAGGCTTCAGAGGCAAAGGAAGTGAAACTGTATGGGCAGATTCCTCCTGTGGAAAAGATGGATGgtgctctctctgctcttgTTAACTGCGA gaaactATCACTGTCTACAAACTGCATTGACAGAATCGCCAACTTGAACAACCTAA AAAATTTGAGGATTCTGTCTTTGGGAAGAAATAACATAAAGAACCTGAATGGATTG GAGGCAGTTGCTGAAACTTTAGAGGAGCTGTGGATCTCATACAACTTAATTGAGAAACTGAGGGGTATCCGTGTAATGAAGAAACTGAAGGTTCTTTATATGTCAAATAATTTGGTGAAAGACTGGG GCAATCCACTGCAAGAGAAATTTGCTGCTGATCAGAGCAGTTGGATTGAAGAAGCAACCAAACGGGTACCTAAGCTGAAAAAGCTGGATG gtACTTTAGTTGttaaaggagaagaagaagaaggaacggaaggagcagaaggagcagaaggaggAAACTGA
- the DNAL1 gene encoding dynein axonemal light chain 1 isoform X1, translating to MAKATTIKEALAKWEEKSGQKASEAKEVKLYGQIPPVEKMDGALSALVNCEKLSLSTNCIDRIANLNNLKNLRILSLGRNNIKNLNGLEAVAETLEELWISYNLIEKLRGIRVMKKLKVLYMSNNLVKDWAEFVRLAEVPVLEELVFVGNPLQEKFAADQSSWIEEATKRVPKLKKLDGTLVVKGEEEEGTEGAEGAEGGN from the exons GCAAAAGCAACGACCATCAAAGAAGCTCTAGCCAAATGG gaAGAGAAAAGTGGCCAGAAGGCTTCAGAGGCAAAGGAAGTGAAACTGTATGGGCAGATTCCTCCTGTGGAAAAGATGGATGgtgctctctctgctcttgTTAACTGCGA gaaactATCACTGTCTACAAACTGCATTGACAGAATCGCCAACTTGAACAACCTAA AAAATTTGAGGATTCTGTCTTTGGGAAGAAATAACATAAAGAACCTGAATGGATTG GAGGCAGTTGCTGAAACTTTAGAGGAGCTGTGGATCTCATACAACTTAATTGAGAAACTGAGGGGTATCCGTGTAATGAAGAAACTGAAGGTTCTTTATATGTCAAATAATTTGGTGAAAGACTGGG CAGAGTTTGTGAGGCTAGCAGAGGTGCCAGTACTAGAGGAGCTGGTGTTTGTAGGCAATCCACTGCAAGAGAAATTTGCTGCTGATCAGAGCAGTTGGATTGAAGAAGCAACCAAACGGGTACCTAAGCTGAAAAAGCTGGATG gtACTTTAGTTGttaaaggagaagaagaagaaggaacggaaggagcagaaggagcagaaggaggAAACTGA